A window from Candidatus Nitrospira neomarina encodes these proteins:
- a CDS encoding AAA family ATPase, with translation MRLDRLSIPNYRNLRSFEIDFDESQPTTVLLGRNGTGKSNLIEAIVEIFRELELGGTPGFAYTLEYVCRDRAIRIDADPARTNKRLDITVDGKTITQAAFQRELDTYLPNYVFAYYSGWSSRLERHFDRPTRKHYDRILKSPDRELPLRRLFFCRKEYSQLVLLAFILAQAPAARQLLQEYLGIKHFESALFVLKTPWWRGSGAPNKTQQAEGDPRFWYARGAFKGFLGRLWDRALAPIRNNETIERDIRRQGESTERLFLFIKNEAELAALKEPGEDSKTLFGYLESLFLCDLIDEVRVTVERMDGTRVKFVQMSEGEQQLLTVLGLLLFTQNDESLYLLDEPDTHLNPVWTYDFLKLLQDNIRAEKGQLIVATHNPLMIGSLHKNQVRMLAQAEDRITANEPEYDPIGIGVEGLLKSELYGLRSTLAPEVLKNLDRHYALLGKKSKTPDEQNELMALAMELNELGVSRTHPNPYFESFANALARRRSTETKAALSKAEIDSQTQLADEVLEEVLSEEKAGAKGGGA, from the coding sequence ATGAGATTGGACCGACTCAGCATCCCGAACTACCGTAACTTGCGCTCATTTGAAATCGACTTCGACGAGAGCCAACCAACCACGGTGCTGCTCGGCCGGAACGGTACCGGTAAGTCAAACCTCATTGAGGCAATTGTCGAAATCTTCCGCGAGTTGGAGTTGGGTGGCACGCCTGGTTTTGCGTACACGTTGGAATATGTTTGTCGCGATCGTGCCATCCGTATAGATGCGGATCCTGCACGGACAAATAAGCGACTGGACATCACCGTCGACGGCAAAACGATCACTCAGGCCGCTTTTCAACGTGAGCTCGACACCTACCTACCGAACTACGTCTTTGCCTATTATTCTGGCTGGAGCAGCCGTCTTGAACGGCATTTTGATCGTCCCACACGTAAACACTACGATCGAATCTTGAAAAGCCCAGATCGAGAGTTACCACTTCGACGTCTGTTCTTCTGTCGAAAGGAGTATAGCCAGCTTGTACTCCTAGCTTTCATTCTTGCACAGGCCCCTGCCGCCCGCCAATTGTTGCAGGAGTACCTCGGTATTAAGCATTTTGAGTCAGCACTCTTCGTACTCAAGACTCCCTGGTGGCGCGGGAGCGGTGCACCCAACAAGACTCAGCAGGCTGAGGGCGATCCACGCTTCTGGTACGCCCGAGGGGCTTTTAAGGGCTTCCTTGGCAGATTGTGGGACCGCGCCCTCGCCCCGATTCGAAACAATGAAACCATTGAACGCGATATCCGCCGGCAGGGAGAGAGCACGGAGCGCCTTTTCCTTTTCATTAAGAACGAAGCTGAACTTGCCGCACTGAAGGAGCCAGGTGAGGACTCTAAGACCCTATTTGGCTACCTGGAGAGTCTGTTTCTCTGTGACCTGATCGATGAGGTCCGCGTCACCGTCGAACGTATGGATGGAACCCGAGTGAAATTTGTGCAGATGAGCGAAGGAGAGCAACAACTTCTAACCGTACTCGGTCTGCTGCTGTTTACTCAGAACGACGAGTCGCTTTACCTCTTGGATGAGCCCGACACCCACCTCAACCCCGTCTGGACCTACGACTTCCTCAAGCTACTTCAGGACAATATCCGCGCCGAGAAGGGCCAGTTGATCGTTGCCACACACAACCCGCTGATGATCGGCAGCCTGCACAAAAATCAGGTTCGCATGCTTGCTCAAGCAGAGGATCGTATTACGGCGAACGAACCAGAGTACGACCCAATCGGAATTGGAGTTGAAGGCTTATTAAAGTCAGAGTTGTACGGGTTGCGATCGACCTTGGCACCGGAAGTTCTGAAAAACCTCGACCGGCACTATGCCCTACTTGGAAAGAAGAGTAAGACCCCCGACGAACAAAATGAATTGATGGCTCTTGCGATGGAATTGAATGAACTTGGAGTCTCTCGCACCCATCCAAACCCATACTTTGAATCATTCGCCAATGCTTTGGCGCGACGGCGTTCTACCGAAACGAAAGCTGCACTTTCCAAAGCAGAAATCGATTCTCAAACCCAACTAGCTGACGAAGTACTCGAAGAGGTATTGTCTGAAGAGAAGGCAGGTGCCAAAGGTGGAGGAGCATGA